A window from Enterocloster bolteae encodes these proteins:
- a CDS encoding LysM peptidoglycan-binding domain-containing protein, with the protein MGKTRKIKLGDIVLPVNPVELEVITPQLNKRLTLLNMGTVNLKGNRDVATATISSFFPSRESPFYRYADMSPKKYKAKIENWKENKETKRLIITDMGVNLAMLIDKCSFKVKEGGGDMYYTLELSEYRNLTVPTVSIPLQVRDNGLKQRPDEAVPAKTHTVGSGDTLWGIAKKAYGNGTQSSRIYAANSAVIEAAAKQHGKSSSNNGWWIYPGTVLAIP; encoded by the coding sequence ATGGGAAAAACGAGGAAAATCAAGCTGGGAGACATTGTCCTGCCGGTTAACCCGGTAGAACTGGAAGTCATCACACCGCAGCTTAATAAGCGTCTGACCCTCCTTAACATGGGGACGGTCAATCTAAAGGGGAACCGGGATGTCGCCACAGCGACCATCTCCTCCTTTTTCCCTAGCCGGGAATCTCCTTTTTACCGATATGCTGATATGTCCCCTAAGAAATACAAGGCTAAGATTGAGAACTGGAAAGAGAACAAGGAAACAAAGCGCCTGATCATTACGGACATGGGAGTCAACCTGGCTATGCTGATTGACAAATGCAGCTTTAAGGTAAAGGAAGGCGGCGGGGATATGTATTATACGCTGGAGCTGTCGGAGTATCGGAACCTGACCGTGCCGACCGTGTCCATCCCGCTGCAGGTGCGCGACAACGGCTTGAAACAACGCCCGGACGAGGCAGTCCCGGCTAAGACCCATACGGTGGGAAGCGGGGATACCCTTTGGGGGATCGCAAAAAAAGCATACGGGAACGGGACCCAAAGCTCCCGGATATATGCGGCCAACAGTGCCGTGATTGAAGCAGCCGCCAAGCAGCATGGAAAAAGCAGCAGTAACAACGGCTGGTGGATTTATCCGGGGACGGTCCTGGCAATCCCGTAA
- a CDS encoding phage tail sheath subtilisin-like domain-containing protein, with the protein MALGLPNITIIFKGLAASAIERSERGIVVCMIKDDTEGGQRLSVYESILDIDFEHMTEANYGYLKLLFEGGPVRVIVLRESAESPNLAAALKELMYLRWNYLCYPDISDEDKTTLAAWIKEMRNKNHKTFKAVLAASASDHEGIINLTTDGIESSITGKTHTAKEYCARIAGVLAGLSLSRSSTYYVLGDVLKAECPSDPDERINKGEFILVFDGEKYKVGRGVNSLTTFTKEKTEDVRKIKIVEGMDLYQDDIRNTFTDSYVGKYVNDYDNKQLFVAAVRAYQAGLAGEVLDASYDNTASVDAQAQKQYLQERGQDVSQMTETEILTANTGAKVFIASHVKFVDAMEDLQMTVNM; encoded by the coding sequence ATGGCATTAGGATTACCGAACATCACAATTATATTTAAGGGCCTTGCCGCCTCCGCCATCGAACGGAGCGAGAGGGGAATTGTGGTCTGTATGATAAAGGATGACACGGAGGGCGGACAGAGGCTGTCGGTTTATGAGAGCATCCTGGATATTGACTTTGAGCACATGACGGAAGCCAACTACGGATATTTAAAGCTGCTATTTGAAGGAGGACCCGTGCGGGTGATTGTACTGAGGGAGTCCGCCGAGTCCCCCAACCTGGCTGCGGCATTGAAGGAGCTGATGTACCTGCGCTGGAATTACCTGTGCTATCCGGATATTTCAGACGAGGACAAGACCACGCTGGCGGCCTGGATTAAGGAGATGCGGAATAAGAACCATAAGACGTTTAAAGCAGTGCTGGCCGCAAGTGCCAGCGACCATGAAGGGATTATCAATCTGACCACGGATGGGATAGAGTCCTCCATTACTGGAAAGACCCACACGGCAAAGGAATACTGTGCACGGATTGCGGGGGTCTTAGCCGGGCTTTCTCTGTCACGCTCCAGCACTTACTATGTGCTGGGAGACGTATTAAAGGCAGAGTGTCCATCGGACCCGGATGAACGCATTAACAAGGGAGAGTTCATCCTGGTGTTTGACGGGGAGAAATACAAGGTAGGCCGGGGCGTCAACAGCCTGACCACCTTTACGAAGGAAAAGACGGAGGATGTGCGCAAGATTAAGATTGTGGAGGGGATGGATCTCTATCAGGACGACATCCGCAACACCTTCACAGACAGCTATGTAGGAAAGTATGTGAATGACTATGACAACAAGCAGCTGTTCGTGGCGGCCGTACGTGCATATCAGGCAGGACTCGCAGGGGAGGTGCTGGATGCCAGCTATGACAATACGGCATCGGTGGACGCACAGGCCCAGAAGCAGTACCTGCAGGAACGGGGACAGGATGTATCCCAGATGACAGAGACAGAAATTCTGACAGCCAACACTGGGGCCAAGGTGTTCATTGCCAGCCATGTGAAGTTCGTGGACGCAATGGAGGACCTGCAGATGACCGTGAATATGTAA
- a CDS encoding phage tail tube protein, with translation MAGNVRGNRTLTGSWGEVWVDGEKIFVLQKIEQKVEVNREDVQMGMDVDSKMTGLKGSGTLSIKKVYSRAKAVLEKLSAGQDVRCQIIAKLKDPDAVDGQIERWSTDNVWWNTIPVISWETGGQVQEEWEFGFTPSDMKNLDEIK, from the coding sequence ATGGCAGGAAACGTGAGAGGGAACCGGACCCTGACCGGAAGTTGGGGCGAGGTCTGGGTGGACGGTGAAAAGATATTCGTTCTCCAGAAGATTGAACAGAAGGTGGAGGTCAACCGCGAGGATGTGCAGATGGGGATGGACGTGGACAGCAAGATGACTGGGCTTAAGGGGTCAGGTACCCTGTCCATCAAGAAGGTTTATTCCAGGGCAAAGGCTGTCTTAGAAAAGCTGAGTGCAGGCCAGGATGTCCGCTGCCAGATCATTGCAAAGCTGAAGGACCCGGATGCCGTGGACGGCCAGATAGAACGCTGGAGCACGGATAATGTATGGTGGAACACCATCCCGGTCATCAGCTGGGAGACAGGGGGACAGGTACAGGAGGAGTGGGAGTTCGGCTTTACCCCAAGCGACATGAAGAACTTGGACGAAATCAAATAG
- a CDS encoding HK97 gp10 family phage protein: MAGTEYRMDGLDEWEQELARAIEEQYPEEFKAMVIQVAMELQGKVKEKTPKKTSWLQNNWKVGEVRKRGDEYVIEVYNNVEYAEAVEWGHRQKVGQYVPALGKRLKAKTVKGAHMMELSLAELQAVLPGYLQEWMNDFLNTHDIV, translated from the coding sequence ATGGCCGGGACGGAATACCGTATGGATGGACTGGACGAATGGGAACAGGAACTGGCCAGGGCCATTGAGGAGCAGTATCCGGAAGAGTTTAAGGCCATGGTCATCCAGGTGGCCATGGAGCTGCAGGGCAAGGTCAAGGAGAAAACTCCTAAAAAGACCAGCTGGCTGCAGAACAACTGGAAGGTGGGAGAAGTCCGGAAGCGTGGGGATGAATATGTGATTGAGGTGTACAACAACGTAGAGTATGCCGAAGCAGTGGAATGGGGACACCGGCAGAAAGTAGGGCAGTATGTTCCGGCCCTGGGGAAGCGCCTGAAAGCAAAGACGGTTAAGGGGGCCCACATGATGGAGCTGTCCCTTGCGGAGCTTCAGGCCGTACTTCCCGGTTACCTGCAGGAATGGATGAACGATTTTCTGAACACCCATGACATTGTATAA